A window of Mucilaginibacter sp. PAMC 26640 contains these coding sequences:
- a CDS encoding phosphosulfolactate synthase translates to MNYEIKGLPERTAKPRNKGLTMVMDKGLSLRQAEDFIEMGAGYTDLVKLGWATSYVTPNLDAKLKLYKDAGLPVYFGGTLFEAMIVRGQFDDYRRILDKYQMQYCEVSDGSIEIEHEEKCEYIRKLSKQITVISEVGSKDVQKIFAPYKWIKLMNAEIEAGSWKVIAEARESGNVGIYRDSGEVRQGLVDEILTQIPEETIIWEAPQKAQQVWFIKLIGANVSLGNIAPADIIPLETLRLGIRSDTFEHFLK, encoded by the coding sequence ATGAATTACGAGATAAAAGGCTTGCCGGAACGTACTGCTAAACCCAGGAATAAAGGGTTGACGATGGTGATGGATAAGGGCCTTAGCCTTCGCCAGGCGGAAGATTTTATTGAAATGGGTGCTGGTTATACCGACCTGGTTAAACTGGGCTGGGCCACGTCCTATGTTACGCCAAACCTGGATGCCAAGTTAAAGCTTTACAAAGATGCCGGCCTGCCGGTTTATTTTGGTGGTACGCTGTTTGAAGCGATGATCGTGCGGGGGCAGTTTGATGATTACCGACGCATCCTTGATAAATACCAGATGCAATATTGCGAGGTGTCTGACGGTAGTATTGAGATTGAGCATGAGGAGAAATGCGAATATATCCGTAAGCTGAGTAAGCAGATTACGGTGATATCTGAAGTAGGATCAAAAGACGTGCAGAAGATCTTTGCACCGTACAAATGGATCAAGCTGATGAATGCAGAGATAGAAGCCGGATCCTGGAAGGTAATTGCCGAAGCCCGCGAGAGTGGCAACGTTGGGATCTACCGCGATTCAGGGGAAGTAAGGCAGGGGCTGGTTGATGAGATCCTGACTCAGATCCCCGAGGAAACCATTATTTGGGAAGCCCCGCAAAAAGCACAACAGGTATGGTTTATCAAACTTATCGGTGCTAATGTAAGCCTGGGTAACATCGCCCCGGCGGATATCATCCCGCTGGAAACGCTTCGGTTAGGTATCCGGAGCGATACGTTTGAGCATTTTTTGAAGTAA
- a CDS encoding phospholipase, translating to MLGALHLAFPVFAQAQVNGAFDRGSFISGKDTLPYRILFPKKFDPAQKYALIFVLHGSGERGTDNNAQLAYGPKLFLNDTIRQNYPAIVVYPQCPAGSYWSNVKIDTAGGKRTFHFQQGGEPTSAMGALLGLVNQMLDKPFVNKKQVYVGGLSMGGMGTFELLRRKPKVFAAAFSICGGDNTNNAAVFAKKVPMWIFHGGKDNVVPIDHSDVMVAALKDAGAEPKYTVYPNDGHNSWDDAFNEPGLIPWLFSHKK from the coding sequence ATGCTGGGTGCCTTGCACCTGGCATTTCCTGTTTTTGCACAAGCGCAAGTTAATGGCGCGTTCGACAGGGGATCGTTCATCTCCGGGAAAGATACGCTGCCCTACCGCATCCTGTTCCCTAAAAAGTTTGATCCCGCCCAGAAGTACGCATTGATCTTTGTGCTGCATGGCTCCGGTGAGCGGGGCACGGATAACAATGCACAACTGGCTTACGGCCCCAAACTTTTCCTTAACGATACGATTCGCCAAAATTACCCGGCTATCGTAGTTTACCCGCAATGCCCCGCCGGCAGCTATTGGAGCAATGTAAAAATTGATACAGCAGGCGGTAAACGAACCTTCCATTTCCAGCAAGGCGGCGAACCAACCAGCGCCATGGGTGCATTACTGGGCCTGGTAAATCAAATGTTGGATAAGCCTTTTGTAAACAAAAAGCAGGTTTATGTGGGAGGCCTTTCTATGGGCGGTATGGGTACGTTTGAACTGTTGAGGCGCAAACCAAAAGTTTTTGCCGCGGCGTTTAGTATTTGCGGAGGCGATAACACCAATAACGCGGCTGTTTTCGCTAAAAAGGTACCGATGTGGATCTTCCATGGCGGAAAGGATAACGTGGTGCCGATAGATCACTCAGACGTGATGGTTGCTGCGCTGAAGGATGCGGGGGCCGAGCCAAAATATACCGTGTACCCCAACGACGGCCACAACAGCTGGGACGATGCTTTTAACGAACCAGGGCTAATTCCGTGGCTATTTTCGCATAAGAAGTAA
- a CDS encoding beta-glucosidase: protein MKKFASTFLLLFIVLSGFSQKKAKPTDGIKPVGIIKNLSDSALLDVVQRQTFRYFWDFGHPASGLARERSNAAFDYGNEVVTTGGSGFGIMALIAADHRKFVTHAQAVDRMVKIVDFLYKADSYHGAFPHWLNGETGKTIRFGRRDDGADIVETAYLFQGLLCAKQYFTANDSKERRIRDVISWMWGEMDWQWFTQDNRDNLYWHWSPNYGWSMNFPIRGFNECLITYILAASSANHAPVTDVYHRGWAQSDFFKNGQTFYGFKLPLGFDYGGPLFFSQYSFLGLNPTGLKDQYADYWEQNQNHTFINHAYCVANPKKFKGYGENCWGLTASDNYEGYNAHSPTNDLGVITPTAAISAFPYSPKYSMLALRHFYYDLGDKIWGEYGFTDAFSESKGWYGKSYLAIDQGPEIVMIENYRSGLLWNLFMSAPEVQSGLKKLNFQSPYLGKN, encoded by the coding sequence ATGAAAAAATTTGCATCAACCTTTCTGTTGTTGTTCATCGTACTGAGCGGCTTTTCCCAAAAGAAAGCGAAACCAACCGACGGCATCAAACCCGTTGGCATCATCAAAAACCTGAGCGATAGCGCACTCCTCGATGTGGTTCAGCGTCAAACCTTCCGTTACTTCTGGGATTTTGGGCACCCTGCCAGCGGCCTTGCCCGTGAACGCAGCAATGCAGCCTTCGATTATGGCAACGAGGTGGTTACCACCGGCGGCTCGGGCTTTGGCATTATGGCGCTGATTGCCGCTGATCACCGTAAATTTGTTACGCATGCCCAAGCGGTTGACCGGATGGTAAAAATTGTGGATTTTCTGTACAAGGCCGATTCTTACCATGGCGCTTTCCCACACTGGCTGAATGGCGAAACGGGCAAAACTATCCGCTTTGGCCGCCGTGATGATGGTGCCGACATTGTGGAGACGGCCTACCTGTTCCAGGGGCTATTGTGCGCCAAACAATACTTCACTGCCAACGATTCTAAAGAGCGCCGCATACGCGATGTGATCAGCTGGATGTGGGGCGAAATGGACTGGCAATGGTTTACACAGGATAACCGCGACAACCTGTACTGGCACTGGAGCCCTAACTATGGCTGGTCGATGAATTTCCCTATCCGTGGTTTTAACGAATGTTTGATCACCTACATTCTTGCCGCAAGCTCTGCAAATCATGCGCCGGTTACCGATGTATATCACCGCGGCTGGGCACAAAGTGATTTCTTTAAAAACGGCCAAACCTTTTATGGCTTTAAGTTGCCTTTAGGTTTTGATTATGGTGGCCCGCTTTTCTTTTCGCAGTACTCGTTCCTGGGCCTAAACCCTACCGGGCTTAAGGACCAATATGCTGATTACTGGGAGCAGAATCAAAACCATACATTTATTAATCATGCCTACTGTGTTGCCAATCCTAAGAAATTTAAAGGCTACGGTGAAAACTGCTGGGGACTTACCGCAAGTGATAATTACGAGGGTTACAATGCCCACTCGCCTACAAACGATTTGGGGGTGATAACGCCAACGGCCGCCATCTCCGCATTCCCTTACTCGCCAAAGTATTCGATGCTGGCATTGCGCCATTTTTATTATGACCTGGGCGACAAGATCTGGGGCGAATATGGCTTTACCGATGCCTTTAGCGAATCAAAGGGCTGGTACGGAAAATCGTACCTGGCAATTGACCAGGGGCCGGAAATAGTGATGATAGAAAACTACCGCTCGGGCCTGTTATGGAACCTGTTCATGAGCGCACCCGAAGTGCAAAGTGGTCTCAAGAAATTGAATTTCCAGAGCCCGTATTTAGGAAAAAATTAA
- a CDS encoding carbohydrate-binding protein SusD has product MKKIYSKKSTLLFISAAFAASTFSACKNYLQVDPQGAITQDQIASDPAQAKNLVTGIYNVFYIGGFDPDIDSFQFVIMSDIASDDADKGSTPNDYGDAMQIDNLTTSAANGVVNNVWTGHYQGIARANQALDKLNAAQFDVGTKNALIGEARFLRACFYFNLVRLYGGVPLLDKLPLASEANEDKYQTRASAADIYKFIISDLDFAVGNLPDKNATDVGRANRSAAQALEAKVYLYMKDYQKAYDLSKTVITSGNYSLVKDYSLIWRQRAVNGDGGNNNSESIFEIQAGINKNCSAGINLYTVSQGPRAGGKYGWSDLGFGFNNPSLSLMNEYEPNDVRKAATVITIQPNGTTLFDGFRIPSRDSVENDRYSYKAYHSRTAEDNCGGNTDRLPKQVRILRYADVLLINAEAALQTGQLGDAATNLNLVRQRAGLGTVAPTLTAIWHERRMELAEEHDRFFDIVRQNAVQPGRAAAAFAAHGKTWTDRAALFPIPQTQIDLSAGRLTQNPGY; this is encoded by the coding sequence ATGAAAAAGATATATAGCAAAAAATCAACATTGCTTTTTATAAGTGCGGCATTTGCTGCAAGCACATTTAGTGCCTGCAAAAATTACTTGCAGGTAGATCCGCAGGGGGCAATTACGCAAGATCAGATTGCCTCTGACCCTGCCCAGGCAAAAAATTTAGTTACCGGCATTTATAATGTGTTTTATATTGGCGGGTTTGATCCGGATATAGATAGCTTTCAGTTTGTGATCATGTCAGATATCGCATCGGATGATGCCGATAAGGGCAGTACGCCCAATGATTATGGCGACGCGATGCAAATTGACAATTTAACAACATCAGCCGCCAATGGGGTTGTCAACAATGTTTGGACAGGCCACTACCAGGGTATTGCCCGTGCCAACCAGGCGCTGGATAAACTCAATGCGGCGCAATTTGATGTTGGTACAAAAAATGCGTTAATTGGGGAAGCCAGATTTTTAAGAGCTTGCTTTTATTTCAATTTGGTTCGCTTGTACGGTGGTGTACCTTTATTAGATAAGCTACCACTGGCCAGCGAAGCAAATGAAGACAAATATCAAACCCGCGCAAGCGCTGCAGATATTTATAAATTCATTATCTCCGACCTTGATTTTGCCGTAGGCAACCTGCCGGATAAAAATGCAACCGATGTAGGCCGGGCAAACAGGAGCGCCGCCCAGGCGCTGGAGGCGAAGGTTTACCTTTATATGAAGGATTACCAAAAAGCCTACGATTTATCCAAAACTGTAATTACCAGCGGCAATTATTCTTTGGTTAAAGACTATTCGCTGATATGGAGACAAAGAGCTGTAAACGGTGATGGTGGTAACAATAATTCAGAATCTATATTCGAGATCCAGGCAGGCATTAACAAAAACTGTTCAGCGGGTATAAATTTATACACAGTGTCTCAGGGCCCTCGTGCCGGTGGCAAATACGGCTGGTCGGATCTTGGATTTGGCTTTAACAATCCATCTTTAAGTTTAATGAATGAGTACGAACCGAATGATGTTAGAAAAGCTGCGACGGTTATAACCATACAGCCAAACGGCACCACTTTATTCGATGGATTCCGCATCCCGAGCCGCGATTCTGTGGAGAATGATCGTTACAGTTACAAAGCTTACCATAGCCGCACTGCAGAAGATAACTGTGGTGGTAACACAGACAGATTACCTAAGCAGGTGCGTATTTTACGCTATGCCGATGTATTATTGATCAATGCCGAAGCAGCTTTGCAAACAGGCCAGCTGGGCGATGCCGCTACTAACTTAAATTTAGTACGCCAGCGTGCAGGCTTAGGTACCGTAGCACCAACCCTAACAGCTATATGGCACGAACGCCGTATGGAGCTTGCCGAAGAGCATGACAGATTCTTCGACATTGTGCGGCAAAACGCCGTACAGCCAGGCCGGGCTGCTGCTGCTTTTGCGGCTCACGGAAAAACCTGGACGGATAGGGCTGCGCTGTTCCCAATACCACAAACGCAGATAGATCTTAGCGCAGGCAGGCTAACACAAAACCCGGGTTATTAA
- a CDS encoding SusC/RagA family TonB-linked outer membrane protein: protein MKRIYTISGLFLLFTFLSTFAYAQNIAVKGKVTDAKTGEALVGVSVGLKGTTNGAQTDVNGGFTLSAPSAATLVISYIGYTTQEIAINGQTTIEVKLAGSSTELAQVVVIGYGTQRKRDVTGAVASVNGDQLAKQPVQTATQALQGKVAGVQIISSGQPNSAPIVRIRGTGSVLAGANPLYVVDGVLTDDIRNINNADIVSLDVLKDASAAIYGVRGANGVIIVTTKKGKAGPAVVSYDANVGFRQVANQIKLADRQQYVDYLNVANPGRITADDKSPLTIPGTTDWADAISRQALQTNHNISVSGGGDKSTYFISGNYIYENGVIKTNNFQRFSLRANNDVKISDKLRFSDQLSLTRGAERAVDIGAVYGNVYRAAPIIPAILDGKYGNTSAWGNVGNPLLQLDKTNNFALNNRVLGNVAIDYNPIKALTFHSAFNLDARFNNAKNYSYQFDADGNTFTVGGGNQRQTNSSLFVQNDNSYQYQWDNTLTYDKTFDKHHFTVLGGIVTEKGRSNYINGTRIDVPANQDQWFLDLGNPDLNASNSNNGSLFTRQSFIGRVNYDYAGKYLLSGSFRRDGSSKFSEKYANFFTVGAGWNIAEEEFVKGGIFDQLKLRASYGELGNDNIDPSLFVVTGVPYQPYYFNNGTLANGTVIQDIKNTNLKWETTKQLDIGLDFAFLNNRLSGEADYYDKKVNNALTYVTLPGILGDPDNRYITNAASYRNRGFEFALRWRDNISPKFSYNIGANISYNKNTVLGLNGGQALNAGGANGQTITRTANGQPIASYYVLNATGVFQTAAEVAAAPANTFEANHVGGLKYQDVNGDNKIDANDRIYAGSYQPKFFGGFNFGVNYNGLDLSADFYGNWGNKIYNGKKNARGSNNDNIEAGYASARYTTANPSSTDPDVITQSTPPSTYFIESGAFLRLNNLTLGYTVPADIAKRIGMAKLRVYLTSQNLFTAKRYSGSSPELFSTDILAAGIDATNYPVTRTFALGVNVQFK, encoded by the coding sequence ATGAAGAGAATTTATACCATCTCGGGGTTATTCCTATTGTTTACTTTTCTGTCAACTTTCGCTTACGCACAAAACATTGCTGTTAAAGGTAAAGTTACAGATGCTAAAACCGGCGAAGCACTTGTTGGTGTATCAGTTGGCTTAAAAGGAACAACAAACGGAGCCCAAACTGATGTTAACGGCGGTTTTACATTAAGCGCACCATCAGCAGCCACTTTAGTAATTTCCTATATTGGATATACCACTCAGGAAATTGCCATAAATGGCCAAACTACCATTGAAGTAAAGCTGGCCGGTAGCTCAACTGAATTGGCGCAGGTTGTTGTTATAGGATACGGCACCCAGCGTAAACGCGATGTAACGGGAGCCGTTGCCAGTGTAAACGGCGACCAATTAGCCAAACAACCCGTACAGACCGCTACCCAGGCCTTACAGGGCAAGGTTGCAGGCGTGCAAATTATTTCCTCCGGGCAGCCAAACTCTGCACCTATAGTACGCATCAGGGGTACGGGTTCGGTTTTAGCAGGAGCCAATCCCCTTTACGTTGTTGATGGTGTTTTAACTGATGACATCCGCAACATAAACAACGCCGACATCGTTAGTCTGGATGTTTTGAAAGATGCATCAGCAGCTATTTATGGTGTGAGGGGAGCAAACGGTGTAATTATCGTAACCACTAAAAAAGGTAAAGCTGGCCCTGCTGTGGTTAGTTATGATGCCAACGTTGGTTTTCGCCAGGTTGCCAACCAGATAAAACTGGCCGACAGGCAGCAATATGTTGACTATTTGAACGTAGCTAATCCGGGCAGGATAACCGCGGATGATAAGTCGCCGCTCACCATTCCCGGGACTACCGATTGGGCCGATGCGATATCCCGACAGGCACTACAAACTAATCATAACATTTCAGTTTCTGGCGGTGGGGATAAAAGTACCTACTTCATCAGCGGAAATTACATTTATGAAAACGGTGTTATAAAAACCAACAACTTTCAGCGTTTTAGTCTGCGTGCAAACAACGACGTAAAAATCTCCGACAAGTTGCGTTTCTCTGATCAGTTGTCGCTTACCCGCGGCGCAGAAAGAGCGGTAGACATCGGTGCAGTTTACGGTAACGTGTATCGTGCAGCACCAATTATTCCTGCTATCCTGGATGGAAAATACGGCAATACATCTGCATGGGGTAACGTAGGCAACCCGCTACTACAATTAGACAAAACCAATAATTTTGCCTTAAATAACCGCGTGCTCGGTAATGTTGCTATTGATTATAACCCTATTAAAGCACTTACCTTCCATTCTGCATTTAACCTGGATGCCCGTTTCAATAATGCTAAAAATTACTCCTACCAGTTTGATGCCGATGGCAATACCTTTACGGTAGGTGGAGGTAATCAGCGCCAAACAAACAGCTCTTTATTTGTTCAGAATGATAATTCATACCAATACCAGTGGGATAATACGCTGACGTACGATAAAACATTTGATAAGCATCATTTCACAGTTTTAGGTGGTATTGTTACTGAAAAGGGCCGGTCTAATTACATCAACGGAACCCGGATTGATGTACCGGCTAATCAGGACCAATGGTTTTTAGATCTGGGCAACCCGGATCTGAATGCATCGAACAGTAACAATGGCTCATTATTTACAAGGCAATCATTTATTGGCCGTGTAAATTATGATTACGCAGGCAAATATTTGCTAAGCGGATCATTTCGCCGGGATGGCAGTTCTAAGTTCAGTGAAAAATATGCTAACTTTTTTACCGTAGGTGCAGGCTGGAATATTGCCGAAGAAGAGTTTGTTAAAGGTGGCATCTTCGATCAGTTAAAATTACGTGCAAGCTATGGTGAATTGGGTAACGATAATATTGACCCATCCCTGTTTGTGGTAACCGGTGTACCTTACCAGCCCTACTATTTTAACAATGGCACATTAGCTAACGGTACCGTAATACAGGATATTAAAAACACCAATTTAAAGTGGGAAACCACTAAACAGCTGGACATCGGTTTAGACTTTGCATTTTTAAACAATCGCTTGAGCGGTGAGGCCGATTATTACGATAAAAAAGTGAACAACGCTTTAACGTATGTAACCCTTCCGGGCATATTGGGTGACCCTGATAACCGTTATATCACCAATGCGGCATCTTACCGCAACAGGGGCTTTGAATTTGCCCTGAGATGGAGAGATAATATCAGCCCTAAATTTTCTTACAACATTGGCGCAAACATCAGCTATAATAAAAACACGGTTTTGGGCCTAAATGGCGGGCAGGCACTTAATGCTGGTGGTGCCAACGGGCAAACCATTACCCGCACAGCTAACGGGCAGCCCATTGCCAGCTATTATGTTTTAAATGCTACGGGTGTTTTCCAAACAGCAGCCGAAGTAGCAGCAGCGCCTGCTAATACATTTGAAGCAAACCACGTTGGTGGCTTAAAATACCAGGATGTGAATGGCGATAACAAGATAGATGCGAATGACCGCATCTATGCAGGATCTTATCAGCCTAAGTTCTTCGGTGGATTTAATTTTGGGGTTAATTACAACGGCCTTGATTTAAGTGCTGATTTTTATGGCAATTGGGGCAACAAAATTTATAATGGTAAAAAGAATGCCAGAGGCAGCAACAATGATAACATTGAAGCCGGCTACGCTAGTGCCCGTTATACTACTGCCAATCCATCATCAACAGATCCGGATGTGATTACACAAAGCACGCCGCCATCCACTTACTTTATTGAGTCTGGCGCCTTCCTTCGTTTAAACAACTTAACGTTAGGTTATACTGTGCCGGCTGATATTGCGAAACGGATAGGTATGGCTAAGCTAAGAGTGTACTTAACCTCACAGAATTTATTTACCGCTAAACGGTATAGCGGCTCCTCTCCGGAATTGTTTAGTACGGATATACTTGCTGCCGGTATCGATGCTACAAATTACCCTGTTACCAGAACTTTTGCCCTGGGTGTAAATGTTCAATTTAAATAA
- a CDS encoding transcriptional regulator — translation MRKLLLLFSCFALISACSYAVDIKSIGVPYVQNYSKAQYQSGNQNWSVTRDEHGVMYFGNDEGLLSFDGKYWQLNRMPNGLIVRSVAADGKGKIYSGGFGDFGYWENKDGFLKYHSLSSLVPKKHQPIKEETWKIYVEKNRVIFQSFGAIYIYANDHVEVVQAPKPFLFLFKTGSRYFVEQVDAGLFELKGNKLVYVQGSNILAARVLSILPFQNGKYLIGTAKNGLFVYDGVQVKPWVNQANEFLKTYQLNNGALISNKYIAYGTILNGIIMMDTAGNVVQHINKSSGLQNNTVLSLYVDTEQNLWAGLDNGIDRIEINSPLYFYFDKTGRFGTVYSSIIFNNKIYLGTNQGLFYSDWLSSGPQRLFQSFDFKLIPGSQGQVWELSLQDGRLLCGHNDGTFQVNGDAITKISSLSGGWTLKKFNADQLIQGTYNGLIIYHKNAGGNWIFDHKVEGFGEPSRYVEQDSKRQIWVSHAYKGIYKLTLSAESRKVISQKYYDKSSGLPDSYNVGVFSLDNRIVFSSDSGFYVYDDITDRFYKYTQLNTRLHSFSSSNKVIAAIGKKYWFINHGRVALADLSIPGKLTIDSNRFSMLNGQMVQNYENINLINNLTYLISVDDGFVILNDADARQQAQFKLPSVLIRKVENITDKVTVISDISTGNNDLEIPYNQNNIRIAYTLPYYRQSKIKFQYYLEGYSRQWSDWSPQSQREFTNLSQGTYHFKVRSKINDEHISPVTSLTFKILPPWYLSNLAFLFYTLLAILAYYASRYYYRLKLKRHQAEIQEKLQREKEEFLRQEAIANQQQIVTIKNEQLQADLASKNRELASSAMNIVYKNELLQKISEEINTFKDSAGKKLPEEQLKKLHKVIDEGMSDERDWNIFESSFNEAHENFFKKLKNDHPDLVPNDMKLCAYLRMNMSSKEMASLLNISLRGVEIRRYRLRKKLNLDHDKNLTEFLMEL, via the coding sequence ATGCGTAAACTGCTTTTGCTTTTTTCCTGTTTCGCACTAATATCAGCATGCAGTTATGCCGTTGATATTAAAAGTATTGGGGTGCCTTACGTGCAAAATTATAGCAAAGCACAATACCAGTCGGGTAACCAAAACTGGTCGGTTACGCGGGATGAGCATGGCGTAATGTATTTTGGTAATGATGAAGGACTGCTATCCTTCGACGGGAAATACTGGCAGCTTAACCGGATGCCCAATGGCCTCATTGTACGCTCGGTTGCTGCAGATGGCAAGGGTAAGATCTATTCCGGTGGGTTTGGCGATTTCGGCTATTGGGAAAACAAGGATGGCTTTCTTAAATATCATTCGCTTAGCAGCCTGGTGCCAAAAAAACACCAGCCTATAAAAGAAGAAACCTGGAAGATCTATGTGGAAAAAAACAGGGTTATATTTCAATCCTTCGGTGCGATATATATTTATGCCAATGACCACGTAGAGGTTGTACAGGCGCCTAAACCTTTCCTCTTTCTGTTTAAAACGGGCAGCAGGTATTTTGTAGAGCAGGTTGATGCTGGCCTGTTTGAATTGAAAGGAAACAAATTAGTCTATGTACAGGGCAGCAATATTTTGGCCGCCCGGGTGCTATCAATATTGCCTTTTCAAAATGGCAAATACCTCATCGGTACTGCAAAAAACGGTTTATTTGTTTATGATGGTGTACAGGTAAAGCCATGGGTAAACCAGGCTAATGAATTCCTGAAAACCTACCAGCTAAACAATGGCGCGCTTATAAGCAACAAGTACATCGCTTACGGCACCATCTTAAACGGTATCATTATGATGGATACTGCCGGCAATGTGGTGCAGCATATCAATAAATCCAGCGGGCTTCAAAACAACACCGTTTTAAGCCTTTATGTAGATACCGAGCAGAATTTGTGGGCAGGCCTGGATAACGGGATCGACCGGATTGAAATTAACTCTCCCCTCTATTTCTATTTTGATAAAACCGGCCGCTTTGGCACCGTTTACTCCAGCATTATTTTTAATAACAAAATTTACCTGGGTACCAACCAGGGGCTATTTTACAGCGACTGGCTCAGTTCCGGCCCACAGCGGCTGTTCCAGTCTTTTGACTTTAAGCTTATCCCCGGTTCGCAGGGCCAGGTTTGGGAGCTATCATTGCAGGATGGCCGACTGCTTTGCGGGCATAACGACGGCACTTTCCAGGTTAACGGTGACGCCATTACCAAAATAAGCTCGCTTAGCGGCGGTTGGACACTCAAAAAGTTTAATGCCGACCAGCTGATCCAGGGCACATACAACGGCCTCATTATCTATCATAAAAATGCCGGCGGTAACTGGATATTTGATCATAAGGTTGAAGGCTTTGGCGAACCCTCCCGGTATGTGGAGCAGGATAGCAAAAGGCAAATATGGGTAAGCCATGCCTATAAGGGCATTTATAAACTAACCCTTAGCGCCGAATCCCGGAAAGTGATCTCTCAAAAATATTACGATAAAAGTTCCGGTTTGCCGGATAGCTATAATGTGGGCGTGTTCAGTCTTGATAATCGCATCGTGTTTTCTTCAGATTCGGGTTTTTACGTTTACGATGACATTACCGACCGCTTTTACAAATACACACAATTGAATACCCGCCTGCATAGCTTCTCATCTTCCAACAAGGTTATCGCTGCAATCGGCAAAAAATACTGGTTCATTAACCATGGCAGGGTGGCCCTGGCAGATCTGTCTATCCCCGGCAAACTCACTATCGATTCTAACCGGTTCAGTATGCTTAACGGCCAAATGGTGCAGAATTACGAGAACATCAACCTCATCAATAACCTCACCTATCTCATCAGTGTGGATGATGGTTTCGTGATCCTTAACGATGCTGACGCCCGGCAGCAGGCGCAATTTAAACTCCCTTCGGTACTCATCCGCAAGGTAGAAAACATTACAGACAAGGTAACGGTGATCAGCGATATCAGCACAGGCAACAACGATCTCGAAATTCCCTATAACCAAAACAACATCCGGATAGCTTATACCCTGCCCTATTACCGGCAATCAAAAATAAAGTTTCAGTACTACCTGGAGGGTTACTCGAGGCAATGGAGCGACTGGAGCCCGCAAAGCCAGCGTGAGTTTACCAATTTAAGCCAGGGCACCTATCACTTTAAAGTGCGTTCTAAAATCAATGATGAGCATATTTCCCCGGTAACTTCACTAACTTTTAAAATATTGCCGCCATGGTACCTAAGCAACCTGGCTTTCCTGTTTTATACTTTATTGGCCATATTAGCCTACTATGCCAGCCGGTATTACTACCGCCTTAAATTGAAACGCCACCAGGCAGAGATCCAGGAAAAATTACAACGGGAGAAAGAAGAGTTCCTCCGCCAGGAAGCCATTGCCAACCAGCAACAAATTGTTACCATAAAGAACGAGCAACTACAGGCAGACCTTGCCAGCAAGAACCGCGAATTGGCCAGTTCGGCCATGAACATTGTTTATAAGAACGAATTGCTCCAAAAGATAAGCGAAGAGATCAATACTTTTAAAGATAGCGCGGGCAAAAAACTTCCTGAAGAGCAACTTAAAAAATTGCACAAAGTGATTGATGAGGGTATGAGCGATGAGCGAGACTGGAACATATTTGAAAGCAGTTTTAACGAAGCCCACGAGAACTTCTTCAAAAAGCTTAAAAACGATCATCCCGACCTTGTACCAAATGATATGAAACTTTGTGCCTACCTGCGTATGAACATGAGCAGTAAAGAAATGGCATCGTTATTAAACATCTCTTTACGCGGGGTGGAAATAAGGCGCTATCGCCTGCGCAAAAAGCTCAATCTAGACCATGACAAGAACCTCACGGAGTTTCTCATGGAGCTGTAA